The Notamacropus eugenii isolate mMacEug1 chromosome 4, mMacEug1.pri_v2, whole genome shotgun sequence DNA window CCTAAGAGGACCTGATGCAGCTAAGGAGGCCTGGCTTGCCCCCCAAGCCCCTTCTTCCTGGGATTAGTGCCAGAGGGGTTCCCACAGGGCTCTCTTGAAAGAGTTTGAGCCCCTAAAGAACCTGAAGATGGGGAACTTGTCTGGAAAAGAACCAGGGGCTCAAGTGGCCTGAAGCTCCCCAGGAGAGAGCAGTCTGGCAGCAAAGAGAAGAGATCTTGCCTTAGAAGGGGTACTACCtccaggaggagggaggagaggatccACAGGGGCAGCCAAGGGGGACCACCAGCCAAAGAAACTGGGCCTGTTTAGGCAGAAGGCTTAGGGAGGTCAGGTTGGCCATCTCCAGGCTTCTGAAGGTCTGCTCTGGGGAGGAGAGATCAGCCACAGAGAACAGACCCAGAAACAATGCAAGGGAGGTTAGGGGTCGCAAAGAGCATCCCCCAATGGAAGCTGTTGTTCCAGAGGAGACTGGGCTGCCTTGGCAGGCCCAGGATCCTAGAACCATctagcccaaggacacacagaaagtaaatgtcagaggcactGAACCCAGATCCCCCTCGGACTCCTCCTTCCTAGAGAGCCcaaagcagaggctggatgaccattccTCCAGGACGTCTGTGTAAGTCACTGGCTCTTTCATGTAGGGCTGTTTGTAGCTGAGTTATGGCTACCTTGATAGTTCACTTGTCCTGTGTGGTGTAAGGCTTCCAAGACAGCTCTCAAGTGACTTTGACTCAAGAGTTCTGAGATAACCCCAGCTATCCCAGAGGTAAATGACCTCTGTGTAGATAAAAATTATAACTTGATTACTGTCCTTGAGCTAAGGATGGGTCACGGGCAATAAGCACCGAGAATCTGaaaccagaaagagaagagagagaagtgaaagggaaaacCCCAGAACTCTATCAGTTAAGTCTAAAGCTGGAAGTGATGTATACAACAGCTGCTGTGGAGAAGGAACAAGTCAGCTGAACCAAGAGGTCCCAGACTGTGATAGCCAGGGAGGCATCGATCAAGCAAGGAAGCATTTGTTTCAACCAGAAGCCAAATTCAAGGAACTTTTCTGAGCAATCCGGGACAGAGAAAGCGCCCTGAAGTCGACAGCTGCAGAGCTGTGAGCTGTCCTGAGCACATGGCTTTTCCTTGCCCATCTACCTCCTTATCTGCCGGGTTTCTGTAAGAATGTGCCCACTAACTCCCACAGATACTGAGTGCATTTGTGGGAGAACATAGTCAAAGCTGATCCATGGATTGTGGGCAGATTTGATCATTCACACGTCTCCTTTAATATATGAGCACTTGCAATGTGATTACTCCTTTTGCAATATTAATTGTTTAAGATGTAAAGAGTCATCCTGAGCAGCAGGTTTGTGTAAATGGGAATACATTAGTGGGGTCTCATGGGCTAAAATAGTGAGTTAGAGGGGAGGAAGTGGTTGCAATCCTCCATGACCAGGTTATCCCTTGGACCCCGGGAGAATTTAAGTGAGACCAAGATCTACAAGTAAGAATGGAACAGAAACATGCCTACATGAGAGAGGTAAGGCACAGTGCGTGTAGACATGTACCTGGGCATTACATTGAGCAAGAGAAAACTCCCCCAGCCCTGCAAGGGTCACCTCAGGCtggagagctgggagggagctgtACTGATTGGATTAGCAGAGCAGGGGCTGGGGGAGCTAGCAAGAAGGGGAATATACCAGGGAAGCAGGCCCTAGACCACTGTCCATGTTTAGGGGACATTGTTGAATGAGTGAACAATTGGCCTACAGTTAGGAGCAAGCTTTCAGCTGCTTAGGCTGTGTTGGGTATGTATGGACCCTGTGCCTGGGGCTGTCTCACCCTGCCCCATCACCTCCCCCAACTCAGTGCCATTGTATCCTAAGGAACACTGGCCTCCCCTGAGGTGACTGCGACAGCATTCTCTGTAACTGTGGCCTGGCCCAGGTCACGGCTCAGAGGACCAGTGGCCAGACCTGGGCAGCCTTGGCCAAGGCAATATATCTGCTGATATCTGGGCACCTTGCTCAGGAGTGCCTGCAGCTCCGGCCCCACTGATTCCTATCCCATCTTTCCTTGCCTCTGAGGATGTAGGGTCTTGCAAGTGGAGCAGGTTCAGAATCCCCTCCCAGGGGCCTGGCGGTGCCTTTTCCTTCCCAGAAGTCTCACCTTTCAGGTCTAACCATGTCTGCTCAGTGAAATTCAGCATCTCCTGGTTCAGCAGCACCTCAAAGGCCCTGCCATTCAGATCCCCAAGCCGGACCTCCAGCACATCAGAGGTATTCTCCTTCACCACCACGGCTGAGATGCCAGTAGCAAGGACCTGGGTGCCTACAGGGTGAAGAAGCCAGGATGTTGGCCAGCCGGCCCCCCAGCTGGGGTCACTGGAGCCCGAGCCTGGGCCCTCTCCCTGGGACTGCCCCCACCCATGACTTCAGGGGTTCTCTTTGGAAGAGACACAATGTGCCCTGAAGGTGACTGTCTCTTACCACCTCCTTCCAAACCTTCCTGTCCCTTCCCGAAGTCCTCTGCTGCTCAGCCAACGTGGgacaggaagacctgcattcaaatcctgcctgaacTTTCTAGCAGGTGACCTGAGCTCCCTATGCCTCAGTGCCTATGTCTCAGTGTTCTCAGTGTAACACTCACCCTACCTCTGCAGAGATGGTGCCTCTGAACCCTTAACAGTGAGCACCATTCTCTCTAGagagtggagggggaggggtggggtgcCAGAAAGCACAGGCTAACGGCAGCCCTTACTCACCGCTGGACATCAAGGGTGGTTGGGTCCTGCCCTGCACCATCAGCTTTGTGAGGTCAGACTGCACCAGAACATACTCTCCACGGCCGTTGAATGTAAAGTGGACGCCATCAAATGTGAGGAAGTGGGGGTCCCCAAAGGCCGAGGCTGGGACACAGAACACCCCGAGTCAGGGATAGGGTTCAGGGACCATGAGGGCTCCATAGTGGGGGGAGGAATCCCACCTGCCCAAGCACCTCCCCAGAGACCCCTCACCAAGGTGCCAGTATGCTGGCTTTTTGACTAGTCCCAAGTCCCACCAAGAATGTGCCAAGACCCCACTTCTCCATCTTGTTCTGCTAAAATACAAGTAAAAGATGTCTCCAGCTGCCTCCAATGAAACTGGGGTGGTTAGGCTCAAGCAATGCTGCTCCCCTGTGCATGACCCTTCCTCACCTCATCTTGTCCCCCCTGCCCCCCCAGCCCAGGTAGCTCCCTGGCCTgtctcccacctccccacccccgaAACTCCCTGGCTTGGTCCCAGATCCCTCACCCAGGTGAGGAGGACTGTATGTCCGGCAGTCACTTGAGGGGCGGAGATCTACATAGAACTTGCAATTCTGGGACCAcaagcagcagtagtagtaggaGATGACATCGTAGAGCCAGTGGGAAAGGCCAGGCACCCGGGGCGGGTGTCCGTAGGGGTACACACCCCAGTCATGGCCACGATCTGGGGTGCTCCCACTCGTTGAGTCCTTTGTTAGCAACTGTGTCCCTGAAGCCGTGTAGCAGCACTGCTGACCTGAGGCATAGAGGGGACTAGAgcggattggggggggggggggtcagtgCACGACATCCAGGATGAGAGTGACCCTCACCTCAGCTCCCTTCCCCAACTTGTATGATTCTGGATCTGGGTAGACTAGACAAGGTGGGCCacagacagacagggaaactgaggggaCGTGACTGGCCAAGGTCATCCCCTGGAGATGACTTGGCAGAGAATGCCCAGGGCTTAGCTAAAGGTCAACCAGCAAGCTCCCTTGCGGTAAATGTCCTGGATATTCCACACCTCTTGGTTTGGGGCTCTTCCAGAATCTGGACAAGCTGAGGACAAGCTGGTGGCCACATGCAAGGTGGAGACCCTTACCTCCCCTGTATGCTCCGCACACAGTGCACAGCCTCTGGGTGATACGTGCATGAGTTTTTCTTCTCAATATCACAGCCATAATCAGTCTGCAGGACAGACAGGCATCAGCCAAGTAGCCCCCCAACCCAGCTTGACCCTCCTATGCTGCCCCCTCCCAGAAGCATCAATGCAGCCTGGTCTAGCTCAGCCACTGGCTCTCAGAGCAGGAAGAGCTCCAAAGACCAGCCAGTCTGGGTGATGGAACCTGGAGAACCGTCCTAACTCTGGGGCTCAGTGACCTGGCTAGGGTCACCCTGGGAACAAGTCATCCTTGACACCCACCATTCTTGGCCTCTGACCCCCTTTCCCCCACTCTGCtggctctctccctcccctagaTGATGCACAATGGGGCTTGActcccccaccctcctccctcAGCCAGCACTCACAAAGTACCGCCCAGTGTCAGCCCGAGCCTGGGCCAGGGTGCAGGGGCAATCCACCAGCTCTGCCAGGAAGTTAGGCAGCTTATTCTCCAGCTCGACCCACTTCAGGCACTTGGCGGTGGCCCAGGCGGCAGAATCTCGGCGGAAATCCTCCCCAAAGTGCCAGGATAAGGCATGTTCACTGCTCCAGATTGCAGGCACATCCCTGTGGGAGATGTAGGCAGTGGAAACTGTGAACCTAGCACTGGGCACAGAACACGTCTGCACCCCATGGGCCTCACCCAGGACCCCAGAgacccttggcttccttcaatgGGCATAGCTAACACACCTACTGTGTACCCAATGCAAGGCTGGGAATGAATGCACCAAGTAAAGGCTGGTCCCTGAGCTGTGCCTTACAGCGGTTCCCCCATGAAAGCCCCCCACCTCAGTGCCCTGCCATGAGCACCCAGTCTCTGAGTAGAGGCCTCCATTGAGGTTGAGCCAACCCCTCTTGAGCCCACAACCCAAGCTGAGATAGCTCTCCTGGTTGGCTTATCTGCagaccccagccccagccctccTCCCAGCCTGCCCTCAGCCTCCTTCTCCCCAGGCCTAGCCTTCCCTGTCCTCTGCCCCCAGCCCCCACCTCTGCCAGGCCTTCCTTGGTCCTCTGGCCTTGCTTCCCTTCCAGCTTAATCTTGAGCCTAAGGCTGGTCAGGGTGACTCTACTGTCCTCATTCTAGACTCCATCCCTGTCCTTCTGTCCTGCTCTCAGACTCTGGCCTCCCATCCTCCAGCTCCAGGGCCTCCCACCACTGGTCTTGTCTAAATCAACTCCAGTGTTACTGAATACCAGAACTGAGGTCGACTGAATGGTCCACTTCATCCCAGGAGGGACAGAGAATGGGCCCCAGGAAGCCAGCTCCTGCCTCCCTACCCCTGCTGACCCCTCCAGGGCTCACCTCTTGCCATCAGTGTGGCTGCTCCCAGAGATGCGCAGGGCCCCCACCTCCCATTTCTGGTACTGGGCTTTGGCTGGCATTGGGGTGAAAGTGAAGGTATTTCTGTTGGAGATGTTCCTGGCTAGGGTGTAGAGGTATGACCATTCAGCCTTCCATTCATCAGAGTAGGGCTTGCCTGAAAAAGAAAGGATTTCAGCTCCAGGACTGGCCCCCCCAgtgtcccctccccaccaaagaCCATTCTGACCAAAGCTGTCTGTCATTTCCTATCTACCCAGGTGCCCTTGAATCTATTCCTTCtcgcagcctcagtttccccctctgtaaaatgttagccttgatgacttctaaggtccctcccagctgaGTCCTATGCTCCCTGCCCCACACACCATCTATATCCAGCTGCCCATGCTGGGCCTCACCCTTTCCAGCCTAGCCTTACCTGTCTCTTGATAACCCCAGAGCTCAATGTTGACTCTGGACTCAGGCAGCTGGGAGCTCTTCCAGGAAAGCGTGAGGTTGCCAGCAACCCCTGGGGTCCCATAATTCTGCCACATGGTGTCGTTGATCAGCTCACTCTTGTCCGAGTCTGATACTTTGCTGGGATGGACTTGGGGAAAGTGGATAGGCCAGTGAGTGAGGAAGGTGGCAAGAGAAAAGGCTAACAGCCCAGGAACCTGAGTGCAAAGGACCTGGCTCAGTGACCCAGTCCCTTCAGGTGCTTCAGAAAGGGGCCAAAGCCTGAAGGGCAGATGGTCCAAggactctccctctctcctaccccCTTTCCACAGGCCCTTCTCAAAGCCCAAGTTTTATTCTGGGTGACTGCTCTGCCCAGGAAACTTCAGAAGCTCTTTCTCTAAGGCCaaccaaaggaaaggaaaaccccTGGGCAAaggccctggatttggaatcatgaTGCTACACTACAACCTCTGTGTGTGTGACTTTAGCCTAGGCCTTTCCCCTCCCTTGGGCAGAAATGCTTCATTGAGAGAAGATGGATGTGACCACACTGGTCTGAAAAGGAAGCCTGCAGTCCTGGCCTCCAAGGCCCACCCCCTAGGGGGCCAGCCTTAGTCTCAGCACCTGTTCTTCACCAAGACTCTACATCCCCTGTTCTCATACAGCCCTCAGTTCCCAATCCCTGCCCTTCTCTGCCTAGTAGGACTTGAGCAGGACCTGGATTATacttatctttgtattcctactACTgagccttccccctccccataacAGATATGTGACAAGCATCCTTGGATGTCATGTGCTGAGTAAAGGGATAAGGATTTGAAGAGTACATTTTGTACTTGCTCCTGAAGACGATATGGAACTACTGGAATTAATTGAGTAGGGGATTGGGGAATGGGCTGAAGTGGAAAGAGCCTTCAAGGCAGAACCCACCCCACAACAGCTATtaaaatagtccaggtgtgaggtgataagggtggaggtagtgtcagaggagacgAAGCGGGGTACtgaagagatgctgcagaggtgaaatggatcagagatgctgcagaggtgaaatggatcagagatgctgcagaggtgaaatggaccaaaGATGTAGCAGAAGTGAAATCGACTAGAGATGCTGCAAAGGCGAAATGGACCAACTGCAGTGGCAAAATGGATCAGAGATggtgcagaggtgaaatggacagcCTTGGCAACAATCTGGATATGAGGGATGTGGGAGAGGGAGGAACCAAGGCCTCCAAGTTGTAAGACTGGGAAGTTGCCCCCAATGGAAACAGGAGGGGAGGGCTTGGGGGAAGAGAACAAGTTCAGTTTGGGAGCCAGTGAGATTGAGATGTGTCTGGGGAATCGGAAACAGCTTGTAATGGGGAACAGAAGCTGAGGTTGGGCACCTGAGCCTCTGACAAAGAGACAACTCTATGGAAATTCAACTGTTGAGATAAGAAAAGAGAGCTGAGGTCTATAAAGGTATTTACTCAAGGTCTTCCCACCTCACATGGGGGAGAATGGGGAGACAGAAAGTGAAAAGGCTTCTGGGAGAAGGATGTCTGCTTCACACTGAAGGCCCCCTCATCTGGCCATACAAGATTACTAGAGGAAGGAACCCTAGAGTTGTgaccagaggacttgggttccttttcaggaaactgaggccaaaagctCATTTAGTAAagaggatcatagacttagaacagAAAAGGATCTTGGAGCTCATCCAGcctaaggaaactaaggcaggatgggggggaaggggggagaagaaTGCGCCATGGTCACATAGACTTGCAAAGTAGAGCAGGGTTGGGTCGgaccccctccctctccctgtgAGATTCCTGCCAGCTCTGGCTCCATTATGGGAAGCTGGTGCCAGGAAGAGAGCTGTTTTGGGTATGGTCCCACCCTGGGATGGGTCTGACAAGAGAAGGTGTGGTGTACTAAGGTATTATCAAGGATTAGAACATGCTGTGGTTCAGTACCTAGGGCTTGCCCTCTGCTCTGAAACAGTCCCTTCAGAGACCCTGGCACCAACAGGCATCTGAGGAAGAGGCCTGGCTCAGCTGGGTAGCATCTGGGGCCCCTGCCCCACCTCCCTTAGCCACATTTGCTGAAGCCATGCTGGAAGCCTCCCACCATTCTGTGCCCCACCCAGGGCAAAGGGAGCCACAGCAGGAGGAGTCagaggggggcagggaaggggttTAAGAGAAGGGGATTAGGCCCAGGAGAAGTTGTGAGGCAGTTGGGCTGTGCCCCAGAGACCTCTGTTCTAGGATGGGCCCTCCTCACTATGTTTGAGTGCCTTCAGGTATGACCTGCTCCCTCAATGGTCTTTCAGGACCCTGCCAGTGGCTCTGAGTCTCTAGGAGACTCCTTAGGATCCAAGATGGTCCCAGTATGTAGAGAACAGGCTCAGGAGTCAAGGACTGAGGGAGGAATGTCCTTTGGCCTGCCTCTCATAAGTGAAGGGGGCAGAACCCAGTCTGGGAATGGATGGCATCCCAGCTTTAGCATAGCTGGAGTTCATGCCTGGCCTtgcctgggcctcagtgtcctgcTCTGTAAGGCCATCTGCATGCCCACCCATCCCAAGAATGCTGGTCACTCACCAAGgaggatggaggagaggaaaTGCCCAGGGGATGTCCCTGTGGGGCACACCATTGAGTGGGGTGCTATTACCTGCCAGCCAGGTCCCAGAGCTAGGGAACATCTTGCCACCATCCAGGGACACACTGAATGGAATCCGTCCACTTTCGTACAGGAGGGGCGATACACAATGGATCCTGCCCTCATCATCCATGTAGCCTTGAGTTTGGATGGTCTCTTGAAACCTGATGGCCAAAAGGAAAGAGTGTGTAGAAGGCAGTTCAGGAGAAAGCCAGGCCTTGCCCAGGGAGGCTGGCAGGAGGGCACAACCCCTGCGGTCAGTTCTCAACCAACTGTGCTTGAAGGAGGATAATACTAGGGGAAGAGGAGGGTGGACAGCCAACACCAGGCAGGGAAGGGCCCCCACAGAGGAGCATCTGGAGGAGGTAGGCATGCCAGTGCCAGCCTAAACAAGAGAAGGCCCAGGGACCACATGGGAACTGGGCTCCTGTCTGCAGGGTCATCCTAGGGGGAAAGGGGCTTTATTCTACAAACAGATCAAAGTGAGGTGGAGGAGGGATAGCTACCAAGAGGCACTTCCAGCTTAGATGCTGACAAGTCAGCTGTCTCTGTGTGGAAAAAGCTGCCTCCAGAGCCATCGGTTTTCCCTCCTTGGAAGTCCCATAAAAAGGCTGGAGGTCTAGTGACTGAGTCTACTCCAGTGAGGAGTCTTTTGGTTTCTGAGCTAGACATAAGGGTGACTatgaccccttccagctctgaacagTCTTTGACACTGGAAGCCCTCCACCCCAGCTCTCAGGTGCTAGAGAGAGCACTCCACAGGGATCTGGATTCCACAGGGATCCAGACTCCACAGGGATCCCTGTTTGGATCTGGTCAATAAAGGACACTTCAGGAGTCTCCGCTCACTCAGTGGCTTCTCTGCCCACCTACTGTGTGttaaac harbors:
- the SUSD2 gene encoding sushi domain-containing protein 2, giving the protein MWLWWFALLASGALWLPAEALESCAGHCGDFRGNCSCHVTCPSLNTCCSDYHKFCLKISPYSGSIMGGKDFVVLNEPWVSPASETSILCRFQETIQTQGYMDDEGRIHCVSPLLYESGRIPFSVSLDGGKMFPSSGTWLAVHPSKVSDSDKSELINDTMWQNYGTPGVAGNLTLSWKSSQLPESRVNIELWGYQETGKPYSDEWKAEWSYLYTLARNISNRNTFTFTPMPAKAQYQKWEVGALRISGSSHTDGKRDVPAIWSSEHALSWHFGEDFRRDSAAWATAKCLKWVELENKLPNFLAELVDCPCTLAQARADTGRYFTDYGCDIEKKNSCTYHPEAVHCVRSIQGSPLYASGQQCCYTASGTQLLTKDSTSGSTPDRGHDWGVYPYGHPPRVPGLSHWLYDVISYYYCCLWSQNCKFYVDLRPSSDCRTYSPPHLASAFGDPHFLTFDGVHFTFNGRGEYVLVQSDLTKLMVQGRTQPPLMSSGTQVLATGISAVVVKENTSDVLEVRLGDLNGRAFEVLLNQEMLNFTEQTWLDLKGMFLSVSGSQSVSVMLDSGTGVEIKAQEHFLSVNVLLPDKFINRTQGLLGTLNNISSDDFTLRNKTVLSPQITSDPHKLFEFGADWAIWNDSSLFTYDSQSLVDNYLLRPKHDPTFLPVFSPGPLTPPVANLCGTNLFCQFDALVTGRLDIGNATRVASEQHKHLQQNLQPVVSCGWLSAPDHGKKNGTRYLVGSTIKFSCLPGYKLRGSKEQTCQPDGQWSGVRPQCKKDHTVLLGIIFGVLLAVAVAVLGYVMLKRRRRRM